Genomic segment of Dromiciops gliroides isolate mDroGli1 chromosome 3, mDroGli1.pri, whole genome shotgun sequence:
AAGACTTTCCAATTCTACATTTTTGAACCCATGAGCCTATCTGCTGTGCTTCCCACTATTTGCACTCAaataattgattggttgattaggTATTTACCCTGACATCAGGCTCAGGAGAAACCTTtacctttttgtttatatttatcttttttttgtttgtttttgttttgttttgtttggggattttttgaggcagttgggattaagtgacttgcccagtgtcaagtgtctgaggctggatttgaactcaggtcctcctgaatctaggaccactgcaccacctagctgcccctgctatatttatcttttttttaagtgaggtagggctgtgcaaagtcatcagcctcactcttctccAGGGTCATCTGAATCTGGTGGCAAGAGATAGATCCAaagaactggagatggccccagatgcagtgggagccTTGACCTTAAagtggcctttttaagctaaggtctttcccaggtcttagtttattcgaggcaacacccattcagtgattcagTGATTCAAGGTAGGTAAGAAATAAGGCAAAAGCTAGTCtagtgggtcagctaggtggtgcagtggataaagtactggccctgcattcaagaggacctgagttcaaatttagcctcagacactttacacttactagctgtgtgaccctggacacgtcacttaaccctcattgccctacccaaagAAAAATAGTCTAGTTTGCttactcaaaaaaaagaaagaaagaaagaaagaaagaaatcaaactgggaggggaagaccttcaGGATTTCTGGCCAAGACAGAAATTTCTGTTTACACTTACTGTGAGCCATCAAAATTCAATGAccactcagacacttaaacacttactagctgtgtgaccctgggcaagtcgcttaaccccaattgcctcactaaaaaaaaaaaaaaaattcaatgaccAAATGAGGCTTGAGCTGAGACCCGTTATTGGCTAGTCAGTGagagagtgatttgggtttaagccATTGTCTGTTTGAATCCCAATGGGCCTTACCAAGGCCTGGTTTTCCAGggctgtatttcaagaaatcacaaatgaatCTACATGGggcaaaagagttaattgtcccaagttgttgttattgttgtgtttTAAGTGATAGGataaataagtagggaagaaaagaaaaaaaaaaaagacctaagaaCTCTAGAGACAACATGTGATTAAGTACTCAAAGTGGTTTGTGTAACAAGTGTTACACAtctgaaaaggaaggggaggaagtcTTTAGGCTCCAGTGGTCAGGTAAGGTTTcgtggaaggagggggaaagtcaCAGAACCCAGTCGGTAAAGGAAGAACTCAAGGCATGAACGATCAATCCCTGCACAGATGAACTGCAGCATGTGTTAGAGAGCAGTGATGCGTAGGATTGGATCGGCGCCATTGGACCAAATTGTGGTACAGCTTTCGAGGGCCGGGATGTTTCAACTGTACCTTATACCCAGTAGGAAGCCATCAGAGGAGTTTTAGGGAGAGATAGATTCAGTAAAGTTGATATTTTCAGCAAATTAGATTGGTAGCAATGTTCAGGATAGACTGGAGGTTGAAGAGAAGGGAGAACGTTTAAGGAGACAGTGTTATTGACTGCATTCTATTTCCCTTCATTCACAATTCCTCAGTTGAACCTGTCCACCTTCCACTTTTCCCACCTCCCAGCCCACCCTTCTGCATGGACTTTATTCTCCAAACACTAGATCTCTGTTCCTCAACCCATTTCTTCTTTCCCACTTGTTATCTTCTTCCTAGATTGCATGGGCTTTATTGGAGAGTTATCAAAGGCATCATCCTGGCAGATGTTATTTTCAGCTTCATTATCCCCATCTCACCACAgaagtttccttttttctcagcacagaggatatttcatttttttttaatttctttcagccTGGGAGATCAAGGCCAAGACCAAGGTGTTATCTCCAAAGTGGGACAGTTCTGAAGAAAGATCACCTCAGGGAGCAATTACAAAGAATGTTCCCTCACTATCCAAATTGAAAGAAGCCTGGGAATGTGAGGGCAAGTTTGAGAGGAAGCAGAGAACTAAGGAGCGATATTTGAGGCGAGTGACAATCACACACAAGAAAAGTGCGACTGAGGAAAGAGTCTCTGAATGTAACAGATTTGAGGGGAGCTTTGTGGCACAGCAGAGAATCCCTAGAGACGAAAGACCCCACACCtgtaataaatatgaaaatagccTCAGACAGAATTCAGACCAAActaagcatcagagaatccatactggagagaagtcctatgaatgtaatcagtgtgggaaggccttcagccAAAGCACGTGCCTTAcccaacatcagagaattcacactggtgagaaaccctatgaatgtaatgaatgtggaaaggccttcagCCAGATCTCATCCCTTTATTCCCATAAGAGaactcacactggagagaagccctatgCATGCagtgaatgtggaaaggcctttagTTACCATGCATCCCTCACTCAACATATGCaaactcatactggagagaaaccctatgaatgcaatgaatgtgggaaagcttttagTCGTAGCACATATATTattgaacatcagagaattcatactggagagaaaccctatgaatgtactGACTGTGGGAAAACCTTTAGGTACTGCTCCTCTcttactcaacatcagagaattcatactggagcaAAACCTTACAAATGCAgcgaatgtggaaaagccttcagatACTACTCGGTCCTGACACAGCATCGGAAAACTCATAccggagagaaaccctatgagtgtagtgaatgtgggaaagccttcagacAGAGCTCAGCCCTTTATtcccatcagagaattcatactagAGAAAAACCCTATTtatgtagtgaatgtgggaaagtCTTTAGCCAGAATTCAACCCTTACTCGCCATCAGCAAAcacacactggagaaaaaccgtATGAATgcagtgaatgtgggaaagccttccgATTAAACTCAGCTCTTTTTTCTCATCAGAAAACACATCCTGGAGGGAAACCctacaaatgtaatgaatgtgggaaagccttcagccaGAGCTCATCCCTTTCTTACcatcagagaactcatactggagagaaaccatatgaatgtagtgaatgtgggaaatCCTTCAGTCGAAAGACATTCcttactcaacatcagagaattcatacaggagagaaaccttatgcatGTAATGAATGCGGGAGTGCCTTCAGCAGACGTGCAGCCCTCACCAAACATCAGAAACTGCACACTGAAGAATTAACCCTAGGGGTACaataaaagaaagcaaagttGAACTTAGATTTTTCAATTTGTTAAATTCCCAAGAGTCCAGATGACATTTTTGTCAGCAGCTATGACACTGGGATGTGAGTAGGGAAAAAAGggttgagggtggggggagagcctTTTACTTTAGCAGTCTCCAAGGGTGGTAAACTCATACAGGTTCAAGTAGGTTGTACCCTAGTCTGAGAATAGGAATAATACCCCCTAATTTATGAATCCACTTTAAAAGATagaaacctgggggcagctaggtggcacagtggataaagtgctggccctggattcaggaggagctgagttcaaattcagcc
This window contains:
- the LOC122746566 gene encoding zinc finger protein 2 homolog isoform X1 → MVRTDSNPLNRVLWFLWKFPVAAPGALHIDQIYHHHPCPPSLDFRLLCKTAYITASPGCASREIPSCLKLFKVPQSSGPAGHSYTLMLYCVPRLKKDLCFYFGSPLYFRLTHPRGFLRTLQVEPRAEQCLSILPGKVGDFYEATTSRAQFCLLKTLPFLQEGRLEKEDEGMATRLLTAGPQEPVTFKDVAVDFSQDEWGLLDPAQRDLYRVVMLENYRNLVSLGLILAKPEVVSHLEGRGELWKPEKGVLGSAWEIKAKTKVLSPKWDSSEERSPQGAITKNVPSLSKLKEAWECEGKFERKQRTKERYLRRVTITHKKSATEERVSECNRFEGSFVAQQRIPRDERPHTCNKYENSLRQNSDQTKHQRIHTGEKSYECNQCGKAFSQSTCLTQHQRIHTGEKPYECNECGKAFSQISSLYSHKRTHTGEKPYACSECGKAFSYHASLTQHMQTHTGEKPYECNECGKAFSRSTYIIEHQRIHTGEKPYECTDCGKTFRYCSSLTQHQRIHTGAKPYKCSECGKAFRYYSVLTQHRKTHTGEKPYECSECGKAFRQSSALYSHQRIHTREKPYLCSECGKVFSQNSTLTRHQQTHTGEKPYECSECGKAFRLNSALFSHQKTHPGGKPYKCNECGKAFSQSSSLSYHQRTHTGEKPYECSECGKSFSRKTFLTQHQRIHTGEKPYACNECGSAFSRRAALTKHQKLHTEELTLGVQ
- the LOC122746566 gene encoding zinc finger protein OZF-like isoform X2, whose amino-acid sequence is MATRLLTAGPQEPVTFKDVAVDFSQDEWGLLDPAQRDLYRVVMLENYRNLVSLGLILAKPEVVSHLEGRGELWKPEKGVLGSAWEIKAKTKVLSPKWDSSEERSPQGAITKNVPSLSKLKEAWECEGKFERKQRTKERYLRRVTITHKKSATEERVSECNRFEGSFVAQQRIPRDERPHTCNKYENSLRQNSDQTKHQRIHTGEKSYECNQCGKAFSQSTCLTQHQRIHTGEKPYECNECGKAFSQISSLYSHKRTHTGEKPYACSECGKAFSYHASLTQHMQTHTGEKPYECNECGKAFSRSTYIIEHQRIHTGEKPYECTDCGKTFRYCSSLTQHQRIHTGAKPYKCSECGKAFRYYSVLTQHRKTHTGEKPYECSECGKAFRQSSALYSHQRIHTREKPYLCSECGKVFSQNSTLTRHQQTHTGEKPYECSECGKAFRLNSALFSHQKTHPGGKPYKCNECGKAFSQSSSLSYHQRTHTGEKPYECSECGKSFSRKTFLTQHQRIHTGEKPYACNECGSAFSRRAALTKHQKLHTEELTLGVQ